GAAATGGACGGAAGACCCTTTTTTTGGTCCCTTTCAAAAATTCAATTGATCCCAAATTTTCTAAAAGAAAGCATACCAATTGGGAAGGGAAACGAGAGATAAATGATCACCATTGCAGTTGCAAATCAAAAAGGCGGAGAGGGAAAAACAACTACTTCTTTAAATCTTGCCATGGGATTGGCTCGCCGAAACCTCAAAACATTACTCATCGATATGGACCCTCAGGCGAACTCAACCGGGATTTTTCTAAATCCTGAAACAGTTGAGAAAGACCTTGCCCACCTTTTCCAAAACTCTGCAAATATAAAAGACATCATCACTCCTGCATATAACGAGCATTTGTGGGTGGCTCCATCTAGCATGCGTTTGGCGGAAATGGAAACAGTTTCGGTCAATTCTGTCGAAGCACCTTATATCTTGCGAGACTCACTTGCGGGACTTAAGGATTTTGACTTTGTCATCATAGACTGCCCCCCTTCCCTTTCGATTTTCACAGTGAATAGTTTGGTTGCTGCCAACTTTGTTTTGATCCCCCTCCAAGCGGAAAAATTTTCGATGGATGGGATCATGGGCCTCCAACAGACAATCTCCTCGATCAAAAAAAGAATCAATCCTGATCTCGAGATTTTAGGTGCTCTCATCACCCAACTCAAACCACAGACCCTATTGACGAAAACAATCCTCCCTGTACTCACAAAATATTTCAGAATCTTTGAACATACGATTTCTGATGGAGTGGCAATTGGCGAAAGTCATTTGGCAAAAAAATCAGTTTTCGATTACAACCGCTCTTCCAGGCAATCACAAGAATATGAAGGATTTATTGAGGAGGTTTTGAATGAGCTTAAAAAGTAAACGCCTCGGAACTCTCGCCGATATTTACCAAGCCGAAAATTTGGATGGCACCATTCGCACCATCCGGATGGACCGGATCCAACCTTCCGAACACCAACCTCGCCAAGAGCGAAAAAAGGGAATTGAGGAATTGGCTCAGACTCTTAAGGCCGATGGACTTTTACAGCCCATCATCGTCTCGAAAGGGGAAAAAGAAGGGAACTATAAAATCATCGCAGGGGAAAGGCGTTACCATGCTGCGAAATCCCTTGGCTGGCCTGAAATCGAATGTAAAATTCTAAACCGACCAGACAAAGAAATTTATAAACTTGCTGTCATAGAAAACTTACAGAGGGAGAATCTTTCCCCTTATGAAGAAGTGGATGCTCTTCTATTTTTAAAAAATGCCCACAATTACACTGACCAGGAACTGGGAGACCTTTTCGGAAAAAGCCGAAGTTACATGACAGAGGTCCTATCCATCACTTCGATGTCGAAGACAGATTTGGAAAAATGCAAAAAAAATGAAATCCACAATAAGAACCTCCTCGTACAAGCAGCCCAAGCGGCAAAAAAAGGAAGTTTGGATGAGTTTTTGACCCTCTATCACAAAGGGGCATTAAAGACAGTAAAAGACGCGAAAGATTTTAACAAACAAACAAAATCTGGTGTTGTACCGAACTCAAAACCTTCCCCACTTTCAGGATACAAAATCCGCAGAACGAATCACGGAATCCAAATCCAATCTGAAGACGAAATTTTACTGGGAGACATTTACAAATTCATCCGCAAAGAACTGTCGAAAAAATATGGAGATTCGGCATAACCCAAACAAGTACTAAGCAGTCAAGTACTTAGGAAAAAAATTTTTAGTACCCGTAGGGAAAAATACTGTACGAACTTGACAGCTACCAGAATCCGACAATAATGTGACATAATAAAAGTTTTGATTGGTTTGAGCAAACACCTTTTCTCACAAGAAGAGGTGTGGGGTAAGTTTTGCCCCAACCCGACTTATAAAAAAATCCCCTGGGTACCAGGGGGTCGGGGTTTCCCGAAGGAATGTTGTTGGATGAGACATAATTAACATTATGTCAGATAATGTCAACTCCTTCAAATTATTTGCTTAAATTTAGTTTCATTTTTGCAGAAAAACGGAGGAGCTTCGTGAGCGAGCAGCGTCATCCCTATATCCGTCTGATGACCGACATCATTGATTCTGGTGTCTGGGCAGGGTTATCCCATGCTGCTAAGACCCTATACCCAGTCCTTTTGAAATTCAGCGATTACAATTTTAAGCCAGTTTGGCCCAACACGGAAACCTTGATGCGGTTAACCGGATTCAAAACCAAAAAATCGATTGTCACAGCCAAAAAAGAACTCACTCGTGCCGGGCTTTTGTATCAGGTTCCAGGGAGCGGGCGAACATCGACTCGGTATCACTTTTCCTTCCATTATGAGGGGTCGAGGATTACCCCTCTCGGGGATACACAAATACACCTCAGGGGGACTGGGCCAGAATCCTCTGGAGGTTCAAACGATCCCGAGAAGGGGGGTTCTATTGGAACCCCTAACCATATTAATATAACTATATCAAATACAAACAATGTACCAGGCCCTAAGGATATGAGTGAAAGTTTGGGACAA
This Leptospira biflexa serovar Patoc strain 'Patoc 1 (Paris)' DNA region includes the following protein-coding sequences:
- a CDS encoding ParA family protein; protein product: MITIAVANQKGGEGKTTTSLNLAMGLARRNLKTLLIDMDPQANSTGIFLNPETVEKDLAHLFQNSANIKDIITPAYNEHLWVAPSSMRLAEMETVSVNSVEAPYILRDSLAGLKDFDFVIIDCPPSLSIFTVNSLVAANFVLIPLQAEKFSMDGIMGLQQTISSIKKRINPDLEILGALITQLKPQTLLTKTILPVLTKYFRIFEHTISDGVAIGESHLAKKSVFDYNRSSRQSQEYEGFIEEVLNELKK
- a CDS encoding helix-turn-helix domain-containing protein is translated as MTDIIDSGVWAGLSHAAKTLYPVLLKFSDYNFKPVWPNTETLMRLTGFKTKKSIVTAKKELTRAGLLYQVPGSGRTSTRYHFSFHYEGSRITPLGDTQIHLRGTGPESSGGSNDPEKGGSIGTPNHINITISNTNNVPGPKDMSESLGQTKEGKKDFETLVNLFGPEIALEAYRKAVGLHMESNASYVQTLCRELVSLQRKEVLNSEQNLSRDAVSPHPASWAGFLAWATKELTESSFRQLERVNVETDGNVIIVTSAIQGHLRQIIQMYFTERVKPVVLVVFTEKEEGSRVSEIR
- a CDS encoding ParB/RepB/Spo0J family partition protein, coding for MSLKSKRLGTLADIYQAENLDGTIRTIRMDRIQPSEHQPRQERKKGIEELAQTLKADGLLQPIIVSKGEKEGNYKIIAGERRYHAAKSLGWPEIECKILNRPDKEIYKLAVIENLQRENLSPYEEVDALLFLKNAHNYTDQELGDLFGKSRSYMTEVLSITSMSKTDLEKCKKNEIHNKNLLVQAAQAAKKGSLDEFLTLYHKGALKTVKDAKDFNKQTKSGVVPNSKPSPLSGYKIRRTNHGIQIQSEDEILLGDIYKFIRKELSKKYGDSA